A DNA window from uncultured Methanoregula sp. contains the following coding sequences:
- a CDS encoding S-layer protein has protein sequence MTNTSLPWHHHAAIALVALMICSAIVAPVFAATKYTEGSPVFSASISGVNEYVPGQNATIQVLVKNTGLNELKQLNWGTIDPEDLPSTAKLVNVGLASGNNDIIIKTDPQMLGDIQGTGKPVAVNFVAKITDNATTGEYQLPLTIRYKYLKPIVQEAGDTFQFTYNTEEKTIPLTIRIKPQVKIEVVELTPELIASGSEGYISMKIQNAGPEAGRMATAKIIRNGNSPVIPTDGTVFLGDFPRGGVAECRYKVSVGKDALNKTYPLDVAVTYTNKEGAIVTTRLTTVGIPVYGKPGFTVISPVPTLAQGSGSTIAVTYRNDGIATIYHAQARLTVYDPITSGSNTAYLGDIRPGESATGTYEIQADSSAEVKNYTFDSKIRYRDALDTSQESDTIPVTIRVVPAGTGITVNLLIFIGIIAIVGAGVVLWHNYRARKMR, from the coding sequence ATGACAAATACCAGTCTCCCGTGGCATCACCACGCAGCCATCGCACTTGTCGCCCTGATGATATGCAGCGCGATTGTTGCACCGGTCTTTGCTGCAACAAAATATACAGAAGGAAGCCCGGTCTTTTCCGCATCCATCAGCGGAGTCAATGAATATGTCCCGGGGCAGAATGCAACCATACAGGTCCTGGTCAAGAATACCGGCCTGAATGAGCTCAAACAGCTCAACTGGGGAACCATCGATCCCGAGGATCTCCCGTCAACCGCCAAACTGGTGAATGTCGGGCTGGCATCCGGAAACAACGATATTATCATCAAGACCGATCCGCAGATGCTCGGGGACATCCAGGGAACCGGAAAGCCGGTGGCGGTAAACTTCGTTGCCAAGATCACGGACAATGCAACAACCGGAGAATACCAGCTGCCGCTCACGATCAGGTACAAGTATCTGAAGCCAATTGTACAGGAGGCCGGGGATACCTTCCAGTTCACCTATAACACCGAAGAAAAGACCATTCCCTTAACCATCAGGATCAAACCGCAGGTGAAGATCGAAGTCGTGGAGCTGACACCCGAACTGATTGCATCAGGTTCGGAGGGGTACATTTCCATGAAGATCCAGAATGCCGGTCCGGAAGCAGGCCGGATGGCCACGGCAAAGATCATCCGGAACGGGAACAGCCCGGTAATACCGACAGACGGGACGGTCTTTCTCGGGGATTTCCCCCGCGGCGGCGTAGCGGAGTGCAGGTACAAAGTATCGGTTGGAAAAGATGCACTGAATAAAACGTACCCGCTGGATGTTGCCGTCACCTACACCAACAAGGAAGGAGCCATTGTCACGACCCGGTTGACCACCGTAGGGATTCCGGTATATGGAAAACCCGGGTTCACCGTCATCTCCCCGGTGCCCACGCTTGCACAGGGATCCGGAAGCACAATTGCAGTCACCTACCGGAACGACGGGATTGCAACGATATACCATGCCCAGGCCAGGCTTACCGTCTATGACCCGATAACATCCGGGAGCAACACAGCCTACCTCGGGGATATCAGGCCCGGAGAGTCGGCAACGGGAACCTACGAGATCCAGGCCGACAGCTCGGCAGAAGTAAAAAATTACACATTCGACAGCAAGATCCGGTACCGCGATGCTCTTGATACCAGCCAGGAATCGGACACCATCCCGGTAACCATCCGGGTGGTGCCGGCGGGAACGGGGATCACCGTAAACCTGCTCATTTTTATCGGTATCATTGCAATAGTTGGGGCAGGAGTTGTATTGTGGCACAATTACCGTGCACGGAAAATGAGGTGA
- a CDS encoding hydrophobe/amphiphile efflux-3 (HAE3) family transporter — MISRIFEGIAHTIIKRPKLVAVFVLALFCVGIYGMTMLSMQTGWETYVDKNSAAGAIEQKYNEEFKSDTIIFIVEAGDPLSPEVLSYIDTLEKNLKQQQNVKSVQSITDVLRTYNGGTLPTSRAETERIVNSLPESTRAVLYPSNVLTLVQLKLTPGLSEKVQKSVLNNVGSVVDSSKAPPGVKVEISGSPAFSQQMSAGLTSNMGILIGGAMILMIITMGILFSYVRHRFMPVLLVAIGLVTSLGLMGIAGINLNMAVIGAFPVLIGLGIDYAIQFHARFDEEARKGSLDDAVFMTVTRTGPAVFYAMLATSMGFVAMYVSTVPMIRSFGIVSIIGINTCFWVSCIGMPTIALLVNYKPKPQKAQVCYATGTGACDSIIDSAKTGSGKKRSFSYGQFLTDTSVKIAKNPIPVLLIAGCIALVGFQIDATIPVSSDENAFVPSDMPAKINMDKVTRIIGATSTADLLVQGSRVTDLDTVRWIKEFQDYEQSHHTEITGSTSIVTYILQYNGGVMPETQAQLDTVIGKIPEDTRKSVLSDPMCGTIRFSTGDLSMTQQNTLKEQVKKDIAFLEPPVGISVEPAGNFEVMTTLLKAMSDSKDTMTILGFIFVFAFLIIVYRHLHAVSPIIPIIFVVGWNAVMMYIIGLTYNPLTATLGSMTIGVAAEYTILVMERYAEEEERLHDPIAAIQESVQKIGTAITVSGLATFFGFSALCLATFPIISNFGISTLIAVGFSLIGAIFIMPAVLALVGQLGEWLDKRKTGKHPDTQTPMET, encoded by the coding sequence GTGATCAGCAGGATCTTCGAAGGTATTGCACATACCATTATCAAGCGGCCGAAACTGGTTGCGGTCTTCGTTCTTGCCCTGTTCTGTGTCGGCATCTACGGCATGACCATGCTCAGCATGCAGACTGGGTGGGAAACCTACGTTGACAAGAACTCCGCCGCAGGCGCCATCGAGCAGAAATACAACGAGGAATTCAAATCGGATACGATCATCTTCATCGTCGAGGCAGGCGATCCGCTCAGCCCTGAAGTTCTTTCCTATATAGATACTCTTGAGAAGAACCTCAAGCAGCAACAGAATGTCAAGAGCGTACAGAGTATAACCGATGTCCTCAGGACGTACAACGGGGGAACACTCCCCACTTCAAGGGCGGAGACGGAGCGCATCGTCAATTCGCTTCCCGAGAGCACCCGCGCCGTGCTGTATCCATCGAACGTACTGACCCTCGTCCAGCTCAAACTCACACCAGGGTTATCCGAAAAGGTCCAGAAATCCGTTCTGAACAACGTAGGATCGGTAGTGGACTCATCCAAAGCACCGCCGGGAGTAAAAGTTGAAATTTCCGGTTCGCCTGCGTTCTCACAACAGATGAGCGCAGGGCTCACGAGCAACATGGGGATCCTGATTGGCGGGGCGATGATCCTGATGATCATCACGATGGGGATCCTGTTCTCCTATGTCCGTCACCGGTTCATGCCGGTCCTTCTCGTGGCAATCGGTCTTGTGACCTCGCTTGGCCTGATGGGAATTGCCGGTATCAACCTGAATATGGCGGTGATCGGTGCCTTCCCGGTCCTGATCGGCCTTGGGATCGATTATGCGATCCAGTTCCATGCCCGGTTTGACGAGGAGGCAAGGAAAGGATCGCTCGATGATGCGGTCTTTATGACCGTGACCCGCACCGGCCCTGCGGTCTTCTACGCTATGCTCGCCACATCCATGGGATTTGTAGCCATGTATGTCTCGACGGTCCCGATGATCCGCTCGTTTGGCATTGTGTCCATCATCGGGATCAACACCTGTTTCTGGGTGTCCTGCATCGGCATGCCCACAATCGCCCTCCTGGTGAACTACAAGCCCAAACCGCAAAAAGCACAGGTCTGTTATGCAACAGGGACCGGTGCGTGCGATTCGATCATCGACAGTGCGAAAACAGGAAGCGGGAAGAAGAGATCCTTCTCATATGGCCAGTTCCTGACCGATACATCGGTCAAGATCGCAAAGAACCCAATCCCGGTTCTCCTGATAGCCGGCTGCATTGCCTTGGTCGGCTTCCAGATCGACGCGACCATCCCGGTCAGTTCTGACGAGAACGCGTTTGTTCCCTCGGATATGCCGGCCAAGATCAACATGGACAAAGTTACCCGTATCATCGGGGCAACCAGTACGGCAGACCTGCTCGTCCAGGGATCCCGGGTAACGGATCTCGATACCGTCCGGTGGATCAAGGAGTTCCAGGATTACGAGCAGTCTCACCATACCGAGATAACCGGATCCACAAGCATCGTCACCTATATCCTCCAGTACAACGGCGGCGTGATGCCGGAGACCCAGGCCCAGCTCGACACCGTCATCGGAAAGATTCCGGAAGATACGCGGAAGTCAGTTCTCAGCGACCCGATGTGCGGGACCATCCGGTTCAGCACCGGGGACCTCTCGATGACCCAGCAGAACACGCTCAAAGAGCAGGTGAAGAAGGATATCGCATTCCTCGAACCACCGGTCGGGATATCCGTTGAACCTGCAGGGAACTTCGAGGTTATGACCACGCTGTTGAAGGCAATGTCAGATTCGAAGGATACCATGACGATCCTCGGGTTCATCTTTGTCTTTGCCTTCCTGATTATCGTCTACCGGCACCTGCACGCGGTATCACCGATCATCCCGATCATTTTCGTTGTCGGGTGGAACGCGGTGATGATGTACATCATCGGCCTTACGTATAACCCGCTCACGGCAACCCTGGGATCGATGACCATCGGTGTAGCGGCAGAGTACACCATCCTGGTGATGGAGCGGTACGCAGAAGAGGAAGAGCGGCTGCACGATCCGATTGCCGCAATCCAGGAGAGTGTCCAGAAGATCGGCACGGCCATCACCGTCTCGGGTCTTGCCACATTCTTCGGGTTCTCCGCACTCTGCCTTGCCACATTCCCCATCATCAGCAATTTCGGCATCTCAACCCTGATCGCCGTGGGGTTCTCCCTTATCGGGGCAATCTTCATCATGCCGGCGGTGCTCGCCCTTGTCGGCCAGCTGGGCGAATGGCTTGACAAAAGAAAAACAGGCAAACACCCGGATACCCAGACCCCCATGGAGACCTGA
- the pyrF gene encoding orotidine-5'-phosphate decarboxylase — MTDLILALDATEKKRAIAIAKACAPHIDAIKLGYPLILTSGLAIARDMEEFDLPLIADFKVADIPNTNRLIAEQVFDAGFASIICHGFTGKDSVQACVDVSLDYGGACFVVAEMSHPGATGFFHGGAAEKIAHLAMECGADGIIAPATRPERVRELRKIVGSRKILSPGVGAQGGDAAAIASIVDGIIVGRAIYEAVDPGAAASGFARVRSGK, encoded by the coding sequence ATGACTGACCTGATCCTTGCCCTCGATGCAACCGAGAAGAAAAGAGCTATAGCGATTGCGAAGGCCTGCGCTCCCCATATCGATGCAATAAAGCTCGGCTACCCGCTCATCCTCACCTCAGGGCTTGCCATTGCCCGGGACATGGAGGAGTTCGATCTCCCGCTCATCGCCGATTTCAAGGTGGCCGACATCCCCAACACCAACCGGCTCATTGCCGAACAGGTCTTTGATGCCGGGTTTGCCTCGATCATCTGTCATGGGTTCACCGGCAAAGACTCGGTCCAGGCCTGCGTGGATGTCTCGCTCGATTACGGGGGGGCCTGCTTTGTCGTGGCCGAGATGAGCCACCCGGGGGCAACCGGATTCTTCCACGGGGGTGCCGCAGAAAAGATCGCCCACCTGGCCATGGAGTGCGGGGCCGACGGGATCATAGCGCCGGCAACCCGGCCGGAGCGGGTGCGGGAACTCCGGAAGATCGTGGGATCCCGGAAGATCCTCTCACCCGGGGTCGGCGCTCAGGGGGGAGATGCGGCAGCGATCGCATCGATCGTCGACGGCATCATCGTGGGTCGGGCAATCTACGAGGCAGTGGACCCGGGCGCAGCGGCCAGCGGGTTTGCCCGGGTACGATCCGGGAAATAA
- a CDS encoding CARDB domain-containing protein, whose product MMAFKRAQFNKDRALRIPARYHNNQILAVLILAGIAIACIFVSPAYAGDQYMAGSPVLSASLSGTNEFAPGQDVKLPVVVKNTGLNEFKISKSSIVDRDDLANTAKFLTVTLEPGNSPFIIKSDPQVLGDLKASSTATGTFTVRIPSDTPAGTYNIPVVLNYTYMYDAYQYGVDTIEYSYKTKTETRTIPINIKPDVRTKVISTDVQSMNAGTEGYIRLLVKNIGHENATKAIVTIVRNDQSPVIPTESRVYVGDFASGGTVNCTFKATVDKAAEAQTYPLDLVVKYEDHNGDTVSSNIETIGIPVGKKIEFLAVADPEPIAPGQKKVITVRYTNTGGATAYEAQARVSMVDPFTSNDDSAYLGDIAPGVTKTASFLVTADKTASIKEYGIDSEVKYRDALDNSVTSDPIKVTVNVSEGKSIVSQLLGSPLLLGLIAIIVVAIGYLIYRKKRLQ is encoded by the coding sequence ATGATGGCCTTCAAAAGAGCTCAGTTCAATAAGGATCGCGCACTCAGGATACCGGCGCGATATCACAATAACCAGATCCTTGCCGTTTTGATCCTCGCCGGCATTGCAATTGCGTGTATTTTTGTAAGCCCTGCATATGCCGGGGATCAGTATATGGCGGGCAGTCCCGTACTTTCGGCATCGCTCTCCGGGACAAATGAATTTGCACCAGGCCAGGACGTCAAGCTCCCGGTTGTGGTGAAAAATACCGGGCTCAACGAGTTCAAGATCTCAAAGTCCAGCATTGTTGATCGCGATGACCTGGCAAATACGGCAAAATTTCTCACCGTAACTCTTGAACCCGGCAACAGCCCCTTTATCATCAAATCAGATCCCCAGGTGCTCGGGGATCTCAAGGCGAGCAGCACCGCCACGGGTACGTTTACCGTACGGATTCCATCAGACACTCCCGCCGGGACATATAACATTCCTGTTGTTCTCAACTACACGTACATGTATGATGCCTACCAGTACGGCGTGGACACCATCGAATATTCCTACAAGACAAAAACCGAGACCCGGACAATACCCATCAACATCAAACCAGATGTCAGGACCAAGGTCATCTCGACCGATGTCCAGAGCATGAATGCAGGTACAGAAGGATACATCCGGCTTCTTGTAAAAAATATCGGGCATGAAAATGCAACAAAAGCCATTGTAACCATTGTAAGAAACGACCAGAGCCCGGTCATCCCCACCGAAAGCCGCGTGTATGTCGGGGATTTTGCCTCGGGCGGAACAGTAAACTGCACGTTCAAGGCAACGGTTGATAAAGCCGCAGAAGCCCAGACCTATCCGCTCGATCTCGTGGTAAAGTACGAAGACCACAACGGGGATACCGTCTCCTCGAATATCGAGACCATCGGGATTCCCGTTGGAAAGAAGATCGAGTTTTTGGCTGTTGCAGATCCCGAACCCATTGCACCGGGACAGAAGAAAGTGATAACGGTCCGGTATACCAATACCGGCGGGGCAACTGCATACGAGGCCCAGGCCCGGGTAAGCATGGTGGATCCCTTCACCAGCAACGATGATTCCGCATATCTCGGAGATATAGCGCCAGGAGTGACCAAGACCGCCTCGTTCCTCGTGACCGCTGACAAGACGGCATCTATCAAAGAGTACGGAATCGATTCCGAAGTGAAGTACCGCGACGCCCTGGACAATTCCGTGACCTCGGATCCCATCAAGGTTACCGTGAACGTCAGTGAGGGCAAAAGCATAGTCTCCCAGCTGCTTGGCAGCCCGCTGCTCCTCGGGCTCATTGCGATCATCGTTGTTGCAATAGGGTATCTCATCTACCGGAAGAAGAGACTCCAGTGA
- a CDS encoding DUF1858 domain-containing protein: protein MSEITADSTIYDLLKAKPEATEALFKFGMGCVGCAIARGETIREAAEAHGIPLPELLKALDIKE from the coding sequence ATGTCTGAAATAACCGCTGACAGTACGATCTATGATCTTCTCAAGGCCAAGCCCGAAGCCACAGAAGCCCTCTTCAAGTTCGGTATGGGCTGTGTCGGGTGTGCTATTGCAAGGGGCGAGACCATCCGGGAAGCTGCCGAAGCTCACGGTATCCCGCTGCCCGAGCTCCTCAAAGCGCTTGACATCAAAGAGTAA
- the nrdD gene encoding anaerobic ribonucleoside-triphosphate reductase yields MDWTAEQRTLADKYKKLEDIPEKDRKFKCHTCHLIVDQNPCPNCGETHLEVMCPLDHCHCTHEIISGIEYCPLCGQAVCPECGSHDVVQVSRVTGYLQDVSGWNAGKQQELKDRMRYSVA; encoded by the coding sequence ATGGATTGGACGGCGGAACAACGGACACTTGCTGACAAATACAAGAAACTCGAGGATATTCCTGAAAAGGACCGTAAATTCAAGTGCCACACCTGCCACCTCATTGTTGACCAGAACCCCTGCCCCAACTGCGGGGAGACGCACCTGGAAGTGATGTGTCCGCTCGACCACTGCCACTGCACCCACGAGATCATCTCGGGTATCGAGTACTGTCCGCTCTGCGGCCAGGCCGTCTGTCCCGAATGCGGTTCGCACGATGTTGTGCAGGTCAGCCGGGTCACCGGGTACCTGCAGGACGTTTCCGGCTGGAATGCAGGCAAACAGCAGGAACTCAAAGACCGTATGCGCTACTCGGTTGCATGA
- a CDS encoding nucleic acid-binding protein, whose translation MSMNSSEMGRREGSFEREPARRVFAGELRECRYQFKDGEDEKSPTFALLPTGERCNRIFLVGTLTEKQRQGEQNVFYRGRVVDPSGTFFVMAGSYQPEAMQQLAKIETPAFVAVIGKPNLYQKPDGSYLVSVRVESITVVDKETRDLWVLDAAERTLDRIDNCTAGTAPDVIKAKEQYPTIDPAVFRKMAYDALAQITI comes from the coding sequence ATGAGTATGAACAGCAGCGAGATGGGGCGCAGGGAAGGTTCGTTCGAGCGCGAACCGGCCCGTCGGGTCTTTGCCGGCGAACTCCGGGAATGCCGGTACCAGTTCAAGGATGGCGAGGACGAGAAGAGCCCGACCTTCGCACTTCTGCCCACCGGGGAGCGCTGCAACCGGATCTTCCTGGTCGGAACCCTGACCGAGAAGCAGCGGCAGGGAGAACAGAACGTCTTCTACCGGGGAAGAGTCGTTGACCCGAGCGGCACGTTCTTTGTTATGGCCGGAAGTTACCAGCCCGAGGCAATGCAGCAGCTCGCCAAGATCGAGACGCCCGCGTTTGTTGCCGTAATCGGAAAGCCCAACCTGTACCAGAAACCGGATGGGTCGTATCTTGTTTCCGTCCGGGTAGAATCGATAACAGTCGTGGACAAGGAGACCCGGGATCTCTGGGTGCTGGATGCTGCCGAGCGGACCCTGGACCGGATCGATAACTGTACCGCGGGAACTGCACCCGATGTGATAAAGGCAAAAGAGCAGTATCCCACCATCGATCCCGCCGTGTTCCGGAAGATGGCCTACGATGCGCTGGCGCAGATCACCATCTGA
- a CDS encoding cysteine-rich small domain-containing protein produces the protein MRYYTDNNTLFIRGSFRAASTGICGGIRSVPAILYHTTDPALSTGEDPDKVLGRAAARAGLGSEYTGFLSPVPASQFCILQYDFITVFIAAGIRREPPAGSGGISIIVTSTEGFDDAALLEAVMITTEAKTEALRALDLPASGTPADGVIIACEGDTRHQAAGRDTAPGMRIREAIAYGLPEALRRHDSGIAASRPAFFIYSRFKGGHWIEWVPEKCPYYPCHFPGQACDFCYCPFYPCRDESLGQWVESASGGKVWNCATCTLLHETETAGYLKKYPGALLGELKLVSAAKKRD, from the coding sequence ATGAGATATTATACCGACAACAATACTCTTTTCATCCGCGGATCGTTCCGCGCTGCAAGCACCGGCATCTGCGGGGGAATCCGTTCCGTACCGGCCATTCTTTACCATACAACGGATCCCGCCTTGAGCACCGGTGAAGATCCGGACAAGGTCCTTGGGAGAGCGGCAGCCCGGGCCGGCCTGGGATCCGAATATACCGGATTCCTGTCACCGGTTCCCGCAAGCCAGTTCTGTATCCTCCAGTACGATTTCATCACGGTCTTTATCGCAGCCGGCATCCGCCGCGAGCCCCCGGCGGGATCGGGGGGCATCAGCATCATTGTCACGAGCACAGAAGGCTTCGATGATGCAGCGCTTCTGGAAGCCGTCATGATTACAACCGAGGCCAAGACGGAAGCTCTCCGGGCGCTCGATCTCCCTGCATCAGGAACACCGGCGGATGGCGTGATCATTGCCTGCGAAGGCGACACCCGCCACCAGGCAGCCGGCCGGGATACTGCCCCGGGAATGAGAATCCGCGAGGCCATCGCTTACGGTCTTCCGGAAGCCCTCCGCCGGCACGATTCAGGCATTGCAGCCAGCCGGCCGGCTTTTTTCATTTACAGCAGGTTCAAAGGCGGGCACTGGATCGAGTGGGTGCCGGAAAAATGCCCCTACTATCCGTGTCATTTCCCGGGCCAGGCCTGCGACTTCTGTTACTGCCCGTTCTACCCTTGCAGGGACGAGAGCCTCGGGCAGTGGGTCGAAAGTGCCAGCGGGGGAAAAGTCTGGAACTGCGCAACGTGCACACTCCTTCACGAGACGGAGACTGCCGGTTATCTGAAAAAGTACCCGGGAGCACTGCTCGGGGAGCTGAAACTCGTTTCAGCGGCAAAAAAGAGAGATTGA
- a CDS encoding nucleotide-binding protein: MDFSEAADRISRKVSKSGQTPDLQKIESKLRRLVQEFGVQPSEAERTVTNELAKEFNIPLGGSGGPAKTGSGTEERKIAEAASGEWVTIEGKVVSLSPPVSPAIAQSGIIADESGAIRFVAWAKASAPVMAEGTWYRIESAVVDEYRDIPNLKIHSGTTIKEIGEDRALIPAPAPIKDLRKGIASIRGKVVQEWDTTHERMLQSGLIGDETGTVKFVIWKEPGKETLAVGAVYNVFYAQVDEFNGRLSLNLNPATVLQEEGDIPVSGGEAAFRGSVVHIAPGSGIIKRCPVEGCNRALSRQNYCPIHEIQPKFVYDLRIKGWLDDGIKTHSILLQRDAVEALTGINLEAAKEIAENNPLGMDEVFLQMREKVLGRYITCHGREIDGRLLVNRCENSRFESTEHTRLLNRAGGAS, encoded by the coding sequence ATGGATTTTTCCGAAGCAGCAGACAGAATCTCCCGAAAGGTTTCAAAAAGCGGACAGACGCCCGATCTCCAAAAGATCGAGAGCAAGCTCCGCCGGCTCGTGCAGGAATTCGGCGTCCAGCCCTCCGAGGCTGAGCGGACGGTGACAAACGAACTGGCAAAGGAGTTCAACATCCCCCTTGGGGGATCCGGCGGGCCGGCCAAAACCGGCAGCGGGACAGAAGAGCGGAAGATTGCAGAGGCCGCATCCGGCGAATGGGTGACGATCGAGGGAAAGGTGGTCTCGCTCTCGCCGCCGGTCTCCCCCGCAATCGCCCAGAGCGGGATCATTGCCGATGAGTCCGGGGCGATCCGGTTCGTTGCCTGGGCCAAGGCGAGTGCACCGGTCATGGCCGAGGGAACCTGGTACCGGATCGAGTCGGCCGTTGTGGACGAGTACCGGGATATCCCGAACCTGAAGATCCACTCCGGCACAACCATAAAGGAGATCGGGGAAGACCGGGCCCTGATCCCGGCCCCGGCGCCGATAAAAGATCTGCGCAAGGGGATCGCCAGTATCCGGGGAAAGGTTGTCCAGGAATGGGATACCACCCACGAGCGGATGCTCCAGTCGGGACTCATCGGCGACGAGACCGGGACGGTCAAGTTCGTTATCTGGAAAGAACCCGGCAAAGAGACCCTTGCGGTCGGGGCAGTGTACAATGTCTTTTACGCACAGGTCGACGAATTCAACGGGCGCCTCTCGCTGAACCTGAACCCGGCAACGGTCCTCCAGGAAGAAGGCGACATCCCCGTGAGCGGGGGGGAGGCAGCGTTCCGGGGTTCGGTCGTGCATATCGCCCCGGGTTCCGGTATCATCAAGCGCTGTCCGGTCGAGGGATGCAACCGCGCCCTCTCGCGTCAGAACTACTGCCCGATTCACGAGATCCAGCCCAAGTTCGTGTATGACCTGCGGATCAAGGGATGGCTCGACGACGGGATAAAAACCCACAGCATCCTGCTCCAGCGGGATGCCGTTGAAGCCCTGACAGGGATCAATCTTGAAGCGGCAAAGGAGATCGCGGAGAACAACCCGCTGGGCATGGACGAGGTCTTTCTCCAGATGCGCGAGAAAGTGCTTGGCCGGTACATCACCTGCCATGGCCGCGAGATCGATGGCCGCCTGCTCGTGAACAGGTGCGAAAACTCGCGGTTTGAGAGTACGGAACACACCCGGCTGCTGAACCGGGCCGGGGGTGCATCATGA
- a CDS encoding deoxyhypusine synthase translates to MTRPCDEPVTQLHVKPGMTVNELVRAMGEAGAYNGGSLSRAADIYEQMLRDPETIRFFGLAGAMVPAGMGGIVSDLIRAKHIDVLVSTGANLTHDIIEAIGCRHFHGTAFCNDIELRHDEINRIYDVYLPNEAFEHFEEFMQGVFGELEPGSSISISGLLAHIGKHTKSGILHTAARNNVPVYNPAVQDSMIGLQYWLFSQTNKVTVDAFADMPALMDRCFNIKKAGAFLVGGGVPKNFILQSMLMTPNGFSYAVQLTGDRPDLGGLSGATLDEARSWGKITEEAQAVTVYGDATITLPVLVAAVMERLQHD, encoded by the coding sequence ATGACACGTCCATGCGATGAACCGGTCACCCAGCTCCATGTCAAGCCGGGCATGACGGTCAACGAACTGGTCAGGGCCATGGGGGAGGCCGGGGCATACAACGGCGGATCCCTGTCCCGGGCAGCAGACATCTACGAACAGATGCTCCGGGATCCGGAGACCATCCGGTTCTTCGGACTTGCCGGGGCCATGGTGCCTGCGGGAATGGGCGGGATAGTTTCCGATCTGATCCGGGCAAAACACATCGATGTGCTCGTATCAACCGGCGCAAACCTCACCCACGATATCATCGAGGCTATCGGTTGCCGGCATTTTCATGGTACTGCCTTTTGCAATGATATCGAGCTCCGCCACGATGAGATCAACCGTATCTATGACGTTTATCTCCCCAACGAGGCGTTCGAGCATTTCGAGGAGTTCATGCAGGGCGTCTTCGGGGAACTCGAGCCCGGCAGTTCCATCTCGATCTCGGGACTCCTTGCCCATATCGGGAAACACACGAAGTCCGGCATCCTGCACACCGCTGCCCGGAACAATGTACCGGTCTATAACCCCGCAGTGCAGGATTCGATGATCGGGCTCCAGTACTGGCTCTTCTCCCAGACAAACAAAGTGACGGTCGATGCATTTGCCGATATGCCGGCCCTTATGGACCGCTGCTTCAACATCAAGAAAGCCGGGGCGTTCCTGGTCGGGGGAGGCGTCCCGAAGAACTTCATCCTCCAGAGCATGCTCATGACCCCGAACGGGTTCAGTTACGCGGTACAGCTGACCGGCGACCGCCCGGATCTCGGCGGGCTCTCGGGCGCAACGCTGGACGAGGCCCGGTCATGGGGCAAGATTACCGAGGAGGCCCAGGCAGTCACGGTGTACGGGGATGCAACGATCACGCTCCCGGTTCTCGTTGCTGCAGTAATGGAGCGGCTGCAGCATGACTGA